From Paraflavitalea devenefica, the proteins below share one genomic window:
- a CDS encoding glycosyl hydrolase family 18 protein: MRIINKKLLPFFTRTIFVIVCITLLHACKKNIADDPEFGEGDYPRIFYAQGNFPQAIIIDQDDTAKYGGITYSPAGKVKISWKVNDQVKSTDTSFAFVPTAGGEYNIKLEVEHNGLVSTRSSQVVVKPAAYTRKHFNKVVMGYLSYDGLGTDVKWPFITHLAAQIGRISADGALDITRGNANQLTDELVARGHIRGIPVLLTLFGRLTPVDGWALYESDDMGTALRNATLRGGLVTQVKNYLAATRMDGVDVMMTDFNGSPNYSANLAALGLFITELRAALPANAIITITAGTGWQHWEYPDLTPLDWVNVRAFEDGTHVGPGAPVGQASSLDYMKTAAGIWQQFHLPAEKIVVGLPVFGLRYNELDANGNCASWGAYDYATYKSILALDAAADNKEFINSSKGIYYNGVPLIKEKATFIKGSNYKGVYGWYLDADAADSTKSLFRAAFRALN; encoded by the coding sequence ATGCGCATCATCAATAAAAAACTGCTGCCTTTTTTCACTCGGACCATTTTTGTGATCGTATGCATCACCTTGTTGCATGCCTGTAAAAAGAACATTGCAGATGATCCTGAATTTGGCGAGGGGGATTATCCAAGGATCTTTTATGCCCAGGGTAATTTTCCCCAGGCGATCATCATAGATCAGGATGATACGGCAAAATATGGTGGTATTACCTATTCTCCAGCCGGCAAAGTAAAGATCAGTTGGAAAGTAAATGACCAGGTAAAATCAACCGATACCAGTTTTGCCTTTGTGCCAACAGCGGGCGGAGAATACAATATAAAGCTGGAAGTGGAACACAATGGCCTGGTGTCTACCCGCAGCTCGCAGGTGGTGGTAAAGCCGGCGGCTTATACCCGTAAGCATTTCAATAAAGTGGTCATGGGTTATTTAAGTTATGACGGCCTGGGTACCGACGTAAAATGGCCTTTTATTACTCACCTCGCAGCGCAGATCGGTAGAATAAGTGCAGACGGAGCGCTGGATATTACCAGGGGCAATGCTAACCAGTTGACAGATGAACTGGTGGCCAGGGGGCATATCCGTGGTATACCTGTATTGCTTACCCTGTTTGGACGGCTTACGCCGGTGGATGGCTGGGCGCTCTATGAAAGTGATGATATGGGTACGGCGCTGCGTAATGCCACACTCCGGGGAGGGTTGGTAACACAGGTAAAAAACTACCTGGCAGCAACCAGGATGGACGGGGTGGATGTGATGATGACCGATTTCAATGGCTCACCCAATTATAGCGCCAACCTGGCGGCACTGGGTTTGTTTATTACAGAACTCAGGGCAGCCTTACCGGCCAATGCTATTATTACCATTACAGCAGGGACCGGATGGCAGCATTGGGAATATCCTGATCTTACGCCGCTTGACTGGGTGAATGTGCGGGCATTCGAAGACGGTACTCACGTTGGTCCGGGTGCACCCGTAGGACAAGCCTCTTCCCTCGACTATATGAAGACGGCCGCGGGTATATGGCAGCAGTTTCACCTGCCTGCAGAAAAGATCGTGGTGGGTCTTCCGGTATTTGGGTTAAGGTATAATGAGCTGGATGCAAATGGTAACTGCGCCAGTTGGGGCGCCTATGATTACGCCACCTACAAAAGTATATTGGCATTGGATGCGGCGGCCGATAACAAAGAATTTATCAACTCTTCAAAAGGCATCTACTACAACGGGGTGCCTTTAATTAAGGAGAAAGCCACCTTCATTAAAGGAAGTAATTACAAGGGTGTATATGGCTGGTACCTGGATGCCGACGCGGCCGATAGCACCAAATCATTATTCCGTGCCGCTTTCAGGGCATTGAATTAA
- a CDS encoding SusD/RagB family nutrient-binding outer membrane lipoprotein, which translates to MKKYICLLVFTVMLVTSCKKFGDINTDPTKSSNLDPAIQLGYVQQKFSGDLNVQERLGVILTMPLVGHIGGAWVNQYGQFYVKQERYASLLWEDNYVNEIKNILDAEERSRNNNTAKNLNGMCRVMKVYLFARLTDLYGDIPYAEASAAYSKGKSSPRYDKQEDIYNDFFKQLDTAVIKFSEGQDLVSNDAFYQGKVAKWRKFTASLRLRLALRLAKRNPAKAKEEVQKAYNAGVMDTQDDNCLLRHDNVQNDYSDLRGNGLSAALNQGDLIGYRMTSTFITHLQNTNDPRLYVMARNYLDKPFKPFERVDITEQVKAQVGSFGVRPADFIWDNWQNTIYINTPDAQGVPVSNNEQFIQVSNFLIASNAPFLHLGYAETELLLADASVRFNIQLGVTAEEHYKNGLTAACRQLSIYPNAPAISDDAITQFIADNALQPGKELQQINTQLWIVYFMNGPEAYANVRRSGFPVLPSGFKSGYSDAPQMPRRMEYPISEKSLNATNAGEAITRMGGKDDWSNRVWWDMP; encoded by the coding sequence ATGAAAAAATATATATGCCTCCTGGTATTTACAGTGATGTTGGTAACCTCCTGTAAGAAATTTGGCGACATCAATACAGACCCTACCAAATCTTCCAACCTTGATCCCGCTATTCAACTGGGTTATGTACAGCAGAAGTTCTCCGGAGATCTGAATGTACAGGAAAGACTGGGCGTAATACTTACGATGCCGTTGGTAGGACATATCGGCGGTGCATGGGTCAATCAATACGGCCAGTTCTATGTAAAGCAGGAACGCTATGCCTCCCTCTTGTGGGAAGATAATTATGTGAACGAGATCAAGAACATATTGGATGCCGAAGAGCGCAGCCGCAACAATAACACCGCGAAGAACCTCAATGGTATGTGCCGTGTAATGAAGGTGTACCTGTTTGCCCGCCTCACCGATCTGTATGGCGACATTCCTTATGCAGAAGCATCCGCCGCTTATTCAAAGGGAAAATCTTCTCCCCGGTATGATAAGCAGGAAGACATTTACAATGATTTTTTCAAACAACTGGATACCGCCGTTATCAAATTCAGCGAGGGGCAGGACCTGGTGAGCAACGACGCATTTTACCAGGGCAAAGTGGCCAAATGGAGAAAGTTCACCGCTTCCCTCCGCCTGCGCCTCGCTTTACGCCTGGCAAAACGGAACCCGGCTAAAGCAAAAGAAGAAGTGCAGAAGGCGTACAATGCAGGCGTAATGGATACACAGGATGATAACTGTCTGCTGCGGCATGATAATGTGCAGAATGATTACAGTGATCTTCGCGGCAATGGCTTATCCGCAGCCCTCAACCAGGGAGACCTCATTGGCTATAGAATGACCAGCACCTTTATTACCCACCTTCAAAACACCAACGACCCACGCCTCTATGTGATGGCGCGTAATTACCTCGACAAGCCATTCAAGCCTTTTGAGCGCGTTGATATTACAGAACAGGTAAAAGCACAGGTAGGTTCTTTTGGCGTACGGCCTGCTGACTTTATCTGGGACAACTGGCAAAACACCATTTATATCAATACACCCGATGCGCAGGGCGTACCGGTTTCCAATAACGAACAGTTTATACAGGTATCTAATTTCCTGATAGCGTCCAATGCGCCCTTTCTTCATTTGGGCTACGCGGAAACCGAACTATTGCTGGCAGATGCGTCAGTAAGGTTCAACATACAGTTGGGCGTAACAGCCGAAGAGCATTACAAAAATGGCCTGACTGCAGCTTGTCGCCAGTTGAGCATCTACCCCAATGCCCCCGCGATCAGCGACGACGCCATCACCCAATTCATAGCTGATAATGCCCTGCAGCCAGGTAAAGAGCTGCAGCAGATCAATACACAATTATGGATCGTCTATTTTATGAATGGCCCTGAAGCCTATGCCAACGTGCGGAGAAGCGGATTTCCTGTGCTGCCATCCGGATTCAAAAGTGGTTACTCTGATGCCCCCCAGATGCCGAGGCGTATGGAATATCCCATCTCCGAAAAATCACTCAATGCCACCAATGCCGGTGAAGCCATTACCCGCATGGGTGGTAAAGACGACTGGAGCAACAGGGTTTGGTGGGATATGCCATAA
- a CDS encoding SPFH domain-containing protein: MGLFDFIRNEFIEVIEWVDDTNDTVIYKFPDKGNKIMNGAQLTVRESQVAVLMNEGEFGDVYIPGRHELTTQNMPITTTLKSWKYLFNSPFKVDIFYVSTKQFTNLKWGTSNPVIVRDPEFKQVRLRSFGTYTMRIIDPKKFIKEFAGTNPWVRIDDVSEQLRNTIVSKLAEGLAEAGISVLDLAANFTEIGEKLKPVFQKEFDTWGIELGKFYIENVTLPEEVEKMLDKTTQLNMLSDKLNQFNQMQGGIAIENLSNNPGAASTAGIGAGVILTNLLQPQQQQSNNTPVTDPNEKQKLVDLLKQLGELKAQGVLTEDEFNQKKAEILGKL; encoded by the coding sequence ATGGGACTGTTTGATTTTATCAGGAACGAGTTTATTGAGGTCATTGAATGGGTAGATGATACCAATGACACCGTTATTTACAAGTTTCCTGACAAGGGTAACAAGATCATGAATGGCGCACAGCTCACCGTACGCGAATCGCAGGTAGCCGTATTGATGAATGAAGGAGAGTTTGGCGATGTATATATTCCCGGCCGACATGAACTGACCACACAGAACATGCCCATCACCACTACGCTGAAGTCGTGGAAATACCTGTTTAATTCGCCTTTCAAGGTGGATATTTTCTACGTAAGCACCAAACAGTTTACCAACCTGAAATGGGGCACCTCCAACCCTGTCATTGTACGTGATCCTGAGTTTAAGCAGGTGCGCCTGCGTTCTTTTGGTACGTACACCATGCGGATCATTGATCCCAAAAAGTTTATTAAGGAGTTTGCCGGCACCAACCCCTGGGTACGGATCGATGACGTAAGCGAACAGTTAAGGAATACGATTGTCAGCAAACTGGCCGAAGGCCTGGCAGAAGCTGGTATTTCGGTACTTGACCTGGCTGCCAACTTCACCGAGATCGGTGAGAAGTTAAAACCTGTTTTCCAGAAAGAGTTTGATACCTGGGGCATTGAGCTGGGTAAGTTCTATATAGAGAATGTAACCCTGCCCGAAGAAGTGGAGAAGATGCTGGACAAGACCACCCAGTTGAATATGCTGAGCGACAAGCTGAACCAGTTCAACCAAATGCAGGGTGGCATCGCTATCGAAAACCTGTCAAACAATCCCGGCGCAGCCAGCACGGCAGGTATTGGCGCAGGCGTTATTTTAACCAACCTGTTACAGCCACAACAGCAACAGAGCAATAATACGCCCGTTACTGATCCCAATGAAAAGCAAAAGCTGGTAGACCTGCTGAAGCAATTGGGCGAATTAAAAGCCCAGGGTGTTTTAACTGAAGATGAATTCAACCAAAAGAAAGCAGAGATACTGGGCAAGCTGTAA
- a CDS encoding SusC/RagA family TonB-linked outer membrane protein yields the protein MTYTTKAVGKGLLLLSVAALFLFSLLPVSGFSQESPMVQIGFTNTPVEKVFSEITQKAGVRFAYDAGKVNLTKKISLPAASYRLKDLLDKVCALAGFTYQLKNNTVTVKAISVDSPEINTVLKGKVLTETGEPLPSVSIHNARLKITVVSDKGGAFEIPAELRTRLVFTCIGYEDKMMQVESLNQPVTITLVSSAKNLSEVVVTGLGIKREKKALSYAVGEVKGDAIDKAREPNVINTLAGRVPGLIISNTAGGPGGAAKVLIRGNTDITGNNQPLYVVDGVPMDNSNYGASSNDKYASGFDLGDAISAIDPNDVETISILKGPAASALYGSRAGHGVIMITTKKGSARKTLGVEINSTATFETLLTRADDNQYEYGQGMNGNIPTSQLISRNTLFSNFGARLDRNLTIPSFDGGTAPYGLVKNNIENFFRTGTTFANNISLTGGNENSSFRFSYSNLYNNDIVPKSYLNRNTFTLRGTSKIGTQFNIDVRATYMNEYVKNRPGLADDPSNIGFNFVGLANNVDQQVFEKGYQDQFGQYVEWGGGQYHLNPYWVINRMSNVTRKDRLMSIIQLNYNPTYWLSLQGRINNDFTFLGFQKFSPPTTPGALTGRLDGTDTRFSYTSADMLITMKKQVGRFDGAVNIGGSMEFYRNRGTAKAGTNMVVTDAVAFNSFKTNTVTETNIRKRNNSFYSTLSLGYHGYLFLDATIRRDISSSLPVANNSYWYPSLGASFIVSDALDIKSKFLNYLKVRASAAEVGNDTDPYQLNLNYVLNPLQPSSTVIGAIANTSNPNPYLRPTRTRSFEAGTDMKFLDNRLGLEFTWYTQNSRDQINQINIPFSGGFATRIINAGNITNTGIEILITGKPVVTKNFTWEVAANAAHNKNTVKSLAEGVTYITLSDARWLGISVIAEPNLPYGTMLGYDYQRTPTGQIILDPITLHPLAGDERVPVGKGTWDWTGGLTNTFRYRNISLTAVIDIKTGADLFSMTNLFAVTRGQHKMTLAGRKEWIQSEEARLAANKTIEEWMASGNAQGYVPQGVVQTGTDPDGKPIYSTNTKPVDPNVYWPLYYGDDKGIAPPFVYDASYIKMREIVLSCVLPARWSKKISAQSISLAVVSRNPFIIHKSVPNVDPDSNYNNGNGQGLEYGSLPGRRSWGINLNVKF from the coding sequence AATACCGTAACGGTAAAGGCCATCAGCGTGGATAGCCCTGAGATCAATACGGTATTGAAAGGTAAAGTGCTTACTGAAACAGGCGAACCACTGCCCTCGGTAAGTATTCATAATGCCAGATTAAAGATCACCGTTGTCTCTGATAAGGGGGGCGCTTTTGAAATACCGGCTGAATTAAGGACCCGGCTGGTGTTCACCTGTATTGGCTATGAAGATAAAATGATGCAGGTGGAATCGCTCAATCAGCCGGTAACGATCACGTTGGTATCTTCTGCAAAGAACCTGAGTGAAGTAGTGGTTACGGGGCTCGGTATTAAGCGGGAGAAAAAGGCCCTCAGCTATGCGGTAGGAGAAGTTAAAGGAGATGCCATTGACAAAGCCCGTGAGCCCAATGTGATCAATACATTGGCCGGCAGGGTTCCCGGTCTCATCATCAGCAATACGGCAGGCGGCCCCGGAGGCGCGGCCAAAGTACTCATAAGAGGGAATACTGATATTACCGGCAATAACCAGCCCCTGTATGTAGTGGATGGAGTGCCTATGGATAATTCCAACTACGGCGCTTCCAGCAATGATAAATATGCATCGGGTTTTGACCTGGGCGATGCCATCTCCGCCATTGACCCCAATGATGTAGAAACCATTTCCATACTCAAGGGGCCCGCCGCTTCTGCCCTCTATGGAAGCCGTGCAGGCCATGGTGTCATTATGATCACTACCAAAAAAGGATCAGCGCGTAAAACCCTGGGCGTGGAGATCAATTCAACCGCCACCTTTGAAACCCTGCTCACCCGCGCCGATGATAACCAGTATGAATACGGACAGGGCATGAATGGCAATATCCCTACCAGTCAGCTCATTTCCAGGAATACCTTATTCTCCAACTTCGGCGCCAGGCTCGATCGCAATCTTACCATTCCTTCCTTCGATGGAGGTACGGCTCCCTATGGCCTTGTAAAGAACAACATTGAAAACTTCTTCCGTACCGGCACCACTTTTGCCAATAATATTTCCCTCACCGGGGGTAATGAGAACAGCAGTTTCCGGTTCTCTTACAGCAACCTGTACAATAATGATATAGTACCCAAAAGCTACCTCAACCGTAACACCTTTACGCTACGGGGTACCAGTAAAATAGGTACGCAATTCAACATCGATGTACGGGCTACTTATATGAATGAATACGTTAAGAACAGGCCCGGCCTGGCCGATGACCCCAGTAACATAGGCTTCAATTTCGTGGGTCTTGCCAATAATGTTGATCAGCAGGTTTTTGAAAAAGGTTACCAGGATCAGTTTGGCCAATACGTAGAGTGGGGCGGTGGTCAATACCACCTCAATCCCTATTGGGTTATTAACCGTATGAGCAATGTCACCCGGAAAGACCGGCTCATGAGCATCATACAGCTCAACTATAACCCAACCTATTGGCTCTCTCTGCAAGGCAGGATCAATAATGACTTTACCTTCCTGGGCTTCCAGAAATTCAGTCCGCCCACTACACCCGGTGCATTGACCGGCCGGTTGGACGGCACAGATACCAGGTTCTCCTATACTTCAGCAGACATGTTGATCACTATGAAAAAGCAGGTTGGCCGTTTCGATGGCGCTGTTAATATTGGCGGAAGCATGGAGTTCTATAGGAACCGGGGTACCGCCAAGGCTGGCACCAATATGGTGGTCACGGATGCCGTAGCTTTCAACAGCTTCAAAACAAATACCGTTACTGAAACCAATATCAGGAAAAGGAACAATTCATTCTATTCAACCCTCAGCCTCGGCTATCATGGTTACCTGTTCCTGGATGCCACCATCAGGCGGGATATCTCTTCCTCCCTGCCTGTTGCCAACAATAGTTACTGGTATCCTTCACTGGGCGCCTCCTTCATTGTGTCGGATGCACTGGATATAAAGAGCAAATTCCTGAACTACCTGAAAGTACGGGCTTCTGCAGCGGAAGTAGGCAATGACACTGATCCTTACCAGCTAAACCTGAACTATGTATTAAATCCCCTGCAGCCTTCCTCCACCGTTATTGGTGCTATTGCCAATACGTCCAACCCCAACCCTTACCTGAGGCCTACCCGTACCCGCAGTTTTGAAGCCGGTACAGATATGAAATTCCTGGATAACAGGCTCGGACTGGAATTTACCTGGTATACGCAAAACTCCAGGGACCAGATCAACCAGATCAATATCCCCTTTTCCGGTGGATTTGCCACACGGATCATTAATGCCGGTAACATTACCAATACAGGCATTGAAATACTAATAACCGGTAAGCCGGTGGTTACCAAAAATTTTACCTGGGAGGTGGCAGCCAATGCTGCGCATAATAAGAATACCGTCAAATCACTCGCTGAGGGGGTTACCTATATTACCCTCTCCGATGCAAGATGGCTGGGTATTTCAGTGATCGCGGAACCCAACCTGCCGTATGGTACCATGCTGGGTTATGATTACCAGCGTACACCCACCGGACAGATCATTCTTGATCCCATTACCCTGCATCCATTGGCCGGCGATGAGCGCGTACCGGTGGGCAAAGGGACCTGGGACTGGACAGGCGGTCTCACCAATACATTCCGCTACAGGAACATTTCCCTGACCGCTGTAATTGATATAAAAACAGGCGCCGATCTGTTTTCCATGACCAACCTGTTTGCAGTAACACGCGGTCAGCATAAAATGACATTGGCAGGCAGGAAAGAATGGATCCAATCCGAAGAAGCAAGGCTGGCAGCAAATAAAACAATAGAGGAATGGATGGCATCGGGCAACGCACAGGGATACGTTCCCCAGGGCGTGGTACAAACAGGAACAGACCCGGATGGTAAACCAATCTATAGCACCAACACAAAACCCGTTGATCCCAATGTTTATTGGCCTCTTTACTACGGAGATGATAAAGGTATTGCCCCTCCGTTTGTCTACGATGCCAGCTACATCAAAATGCGGGAAATTGTACTCTCCTGTGTATTGCCCGCCCGGTGGTCAAAGAAAATAAGTGCCCAATCTATTTCGCTGGCTGTAGTAAGCCGCAATCCTTTCATCATTCATAAAAGCGTTCCCAACGTTGACCCTGATTCCAACTATAACAATGGTAACGGACAGGGGCTGGAATACGGCTCATTGCCGGGCAGAAGAAGCTGGGGCATCAACCTGAACGTAAAGTTTTAA
- a CDS encoding ORF6N domain-containing protein, which translates to MQIIRSIQNRIYEVRGERVMLDRDLAALYETETKILNLAVKRNIQRFPQDFMFQLTKEETECLRFQFETLDNDKKPLRLQIETSKSGRGQYSKYLPYAFTEQGIAMLSGILNSDKAINMNIAIMRAFVEIRRITLMQNDLRAQFHEIKQRLGEHDVQLSAIYDAIENLLDEKVEQKKWEDRQRIGFKK; encoded by the coding sequence ATGCAGATAATCAGGAGTATTCAGAACAGGATTTATGAAGTACGAGGTGAGCGGGTAATGCTGGACAGGGATCTGGCAGCCTTATATGAAACTGAAACTAAAATTCTAAACCTTGCTGTTAAACGGAATATTCAACGGTTTCCACAAGACTTTATGTTTCAGCTTACTAAAGAAGAAACCGAATGTCTAAGGTTTCAATTTGAAACCTTAGACAACGATAAAAAGCCTTTGAGGTTGCAAATTGAAACCTCAAAGAGTGGCAGGGGGCAATACAGCAAATATTTGCCCTATGCCTTTACCGAGCAGGGAATAGCAATGTTAAGCGGTATCCTTAATTCAGATAAGGCCATAAACATGAACATTGCTATTATGAGAGCTTTTGTGGAAATAAGGCGTATAACATTGATGCAGAATGATTTAAGGGCCCAGTTTCATGAAATAAAACAGCGTCTGGGGGAGCACGATGTTCAACTGTCTGCCATTTATGATGCTATTGAAAACTTATTAGATGAAAAAGTAGAACAAAAGAAATGGGAAGACCGGCAACGAATAGGATTTAAGAAATAG